Proteins from a single region of Cytophagaceae bacterium:
- a CDS encoding glycerophosphodiester phosphodiesterase produces the protein MKKAFLFIYIMFINFVSMSQNTIVAHRGAWKTQKLPENSIASMIHAVELGCYGSEFDVHLTADNILVINHDDKYHDMIIEKTTLEDLHKFPLSNGEKLPILKEFFLAYKTKKTKTRLICEIKPVSSDEKALQIVELTLAMVKDLKLTSKVDYISFDYRIVKNLKKLNTKAHVQYLNGEKSPAELHADGVDGLDYHFSVFKKKPEWITEAKSLKMSLNAWTVNDEATIKWFLENKFDQITTNEPELALELEKGKRK, from the coding sequence ATGAAAAAAGCCTTTCTATTTATTTATATCATGTTTATCAACTTTGTTTCAATGTCTCAAAATACCATCGTTGCCCATCGTGGAGCCTGGAAGACTCAAAAATTGCCCGAAAATTCCATTGCTTCTATGATTCATGCAGTAGAGTTGGGTTGTTACGGCTCCGAATTTGATGTGCATCTGACGGCTGACAATATCTTGGTTATCAATCATGACGACAAATACCATGACATGATAATTGAGAAAACTACTTTGGAGGATTTACATAAATTTCCGCTTTCAAATGGTGAAAAACTTCCTATATTAAAGGAGTTTTTCCTGGCTTATAAAACAAAAAAAACTAAGACCAGGTTAATATGTGAAATTAAACCTGTAAGCAGCGACGAAAAAGCCCTTCAAATAGTAGAATTAACCCTAGCCATGGTCAAAGATTTGAAATTGACTTCAAAAGTAGATTACATCAGTTTTGATTATCGTATTGTAAAAAACCTTAAAAAACTTAACACTAAAGCACACGTACAATATCTCAATGGCGAAAAATCACCTGCCGAACTTCATGCTGACGGAGTGGACGGTCTAGACTATCATTTCAGTGTTTTCAAAAAGAAACCGGAATGGATCACCGAAGCCAAAAGCTTGAAAATGAGCCTAAATGCCTGGACGGTCAATGACGAAGCAACGATAAAGTGGTTTCTGGAAAACAAATTTGACCAGATCACTACCAACGAACCGGAGCTGGCTTTGGAGCTGGAGAAAGGAAAAAGGAAGTAA
- a CDS encoding DUF4199 domain-containing protein, with product MKNIIIKNGLIAGTIVSLFMVISMYYLHESGKAEGSMLLGYASMLVAFSFVFIGVKKYRDTLGEGKITFGIAFKVGLGISVIASVMYTLAWAIEYHFFMPDFMENMISATSEKLKSEIKDPVLLAEKIKEIESGRDLYANIFSFLGITFSEIFPVGLLVSLVSALILKKK from the coding sequence ATGAAAAACATTATTATTAAAAACGGGCTGATTGCCGGAACAATTGTTTCTTTGTTCATGGTAATTTCGATGTATTACCTGCATGAATCGGGCAAGGCGGAAGGCAGTATGTTGCTGGGCTACGCTTCGATGCTGGTGGCTTTTTCTTTTGTGTTTATCGGTGTGAAAAAATACCGTGATACTTTAGGTGAAGGAAAAATCACCTTTGGAATTGCTTTTAAAGTTGGCTTGGGGATTTCGGTCATTGCGAGTGTGATGTACACTTTGGCCTGGGCCATTGAATACCATTTTTTTATGCCTGATTTCATGGAAAACATGATAAGTGCTACATCAGAAAAACTGAAGTCTGAGATTAAAGATCCGGTTTTACTGGCAGAAAAAATTAAAGAAATTGAATCAGGCAGAGATTTGTATGCCAACATTTTCTCCTTTTTAGGTATTACTTTTTCTGAGATTTTCCCGGTTGGCCTTTTGGTAAGCCTGGTGAGTGCACTGATTTTAAAGAAAAAATGA
- a CDS encoding response regulator transcription factor, with protein MAILLFVLKWLELKYVYIEHRFEIYAGIIALIFLGLGIWLALNFQKKIIEKKQRLRAANFPDLSKREKEVLELLTEGLNNQEIADKLFVSVPTVKTHMSNLFLKLDVKSRSQAIIKARNSGNL; from the coding sequence ATGGCCATTCTACTTTTTGTCCTGAAATGGCTTGAATTGAAATATGTTTATATCGAGCATCGCTTTGAGATTTATGCCGGCATAATAGCCTTGATTTTTTTGGGTTTGGGAATTTGGCTGGCTTTGAATTTTCAAAAAAAAATCATTGAGAAAAAACAAAGACTTCGTGCTGCCAATTTTCCGGACTTAAGCAAAAGAGAAAAAGAAGTACTGGAATTGCTCACTGAGGGACTCAACAATCAGGAAATTGCAGATAAGCTTTTTGTAAGCGTGCCTACCGTAAAAACACACATGTCAAATCTTTTCCTAAAACTTGATGTAAAAAGCCGCTCGCAGGCTATTATAAAAGCCAGGAATTCCGGGAATTTATAG
- a CDS encoding rhamnogalacturonan acetylesterase — translation MKYLILYLTLIFFTHKPKPILFLIGDSTVKTGQGKGENDMWGWGSKLGAYFDATKINIENHAIGGRSSRTFLTDGRWEPILVKMKKGDFLMIQFGHNDDWAINDTIRARGTIKGIGKDSVEIDNLITKKHEVVHSFGWYLRKYIVEARAKGVEVFVCSPVPFCRFENGKVQRKAESFLFWARQVSEQTQAHFIDLHEITAKHYDKLGPEEVKKQYFTPKDNVHTNALGAEINAQSVVKGLIRIKKSKLRKYLL, via the coding sequence ATGAAATACCTAATTCTCTATTTAACACTTATTTTTTTTACCCATAAACCCAAACCAATACTTTTTTTGATTGGCGATAGCACTGTAAAAACCGGCCAGGGCAAGGGTGAAAATGATATGTGGGGGTGGGGGAGCAAGCTTGGGGCTTATTTTGATGCAACAAAAATCAACATCGAAAATCATGCAATAGGAGGTCGTAGCAGCCGCACTTTTCTTACTGATGGCAGATGGGAGCCAATTTTGGTAAAAATGAAAAAAGGTGATTTTCTGATGATACAGTTTGGCCACAATGACGACTGGGCCATCAATGATACCATCAGAGCCAGAGGGACAATTAAGGGAATTGGTAAGGATTCGGTCGAAATCGATAATCTGATTACCAAAAAACATGAAGTAGTGCATAGTTTTGGGTGGTATTTGCGAAAATATATTGTGGAGGCTCGGGCGAAAGGTGTGGAGGTATTTGTGTGTTCGCCGGTTCCATTTTGCCGGTTTGAAAATGGGAAAGTGCAGAGAAAGGCTGAGTCTTTCCTGTTTTGGGCCAGGCAAGTTTCAGAGCAAACTCAGGCTCATTTTATAGATTTACATGAAATTACCGCTAAGCATTATGATAAGTTGGGACCGGAAGAAGTAAAAAAGCAATATTTCACTCCAAAAGATAATGTACATACCAACGCTTTAGGTGCTGAAATAAATGCTCAAAGTGTGGTTAAAGGTCTCATACGCATCAAGAAATCAAAATTGAGAAAATATTTATTATGA
- a CDS encoding Fic family protein — protein MNLYIYQNPDWPAFFWEDSQILRQLGEVRHLQGKLLGKMESLGFELQNEALLNTLTMDVLKSTEIEGEFLNPGQVRSSLARRLGLEIAGTVPSDRNVDGMVDMMLDATQNNSQILDEERLFGWHSALFPSGRSGLYKIQVGTWREDTTGPMQVVSGAIGREKVHYQAPDSEKVPFEMERFIEWFNSDSKIDEVIKSAVAHLWFVTIHPFNDGNGRVTRALTDMLLARADKSKQRFYSMSAQIRLERKSYYDILEKTQKGDLNITDWLLWFLDCLIKALKSTETVLVRVLTKADFWQKQKDTDLNVRQKLMLNKLLDGFEGKLTSSKWAKITNTSTDTALRDIQDLQNKNILKKDEAGGRSTNYELIF, from the coding sequence ATGAATCTTTATATATATCAAAATCCGGATTGGCCAGCTTTTTTCTGGGAAGATTCTCAGATTTTAAGGCAGTTGGGAGAAGTTCGTCATCTTCAAGGTAAACTCCTGGGGAAAATGGAATCCCTGGGTTTTGAGTTGCAAAATGAAGCATTGTTGAATACTTTAACAATGGATGTATTGAAATCGACAGAGATTGAGGGAGAATTTCTAAATCCCGGGCAAGTACGATCTTCACTGGCACGAAGATTAGGCCTGGAGATAGCTGGTACAGTGCCATCAGACCGTAATGTGGACGGAATGGTTGATATGATGCTGGATGCAACTCAGAATAACTCGCAGATATTAGATGAAGAAAGACTGTTTGGATGGCACAGTGCTTTATTTCCATCTGGACGAAGCGGCCTTTATAAAATACAGGTGGGAACCTGGCGGGAAGACACTACTGGCCCCATGCAAGTGGTTTCGGGTGCAATTGGTAGAGAAAAAGTGCATTATCAGGCTCCGGATTCGGAAAAAGTACCTTTTGAAATGGAGCGATTTATTGAATGGTTTAATTCAGATTCGAAAATCGACGAGGTAATTAAATCTGCTGTGGCTCATTTATGGTTTGTCACTATTCACCCATTTAATGATGGAAACGGCAGGGTCACAAGAGCTTTAACCGACATGTTATTAGCAAGAGCAGACAAAAGCAAACAGAGATTCTATAGTATGTCGGCTCAGATTAGGTTAGAAAGGAAATCATATTATGACATTTTGGAAAAAACTCAAAAGGGAGATTTAAATATCACAGACTGGCTTTTATGGTTTTTGGACTGCCTAATAAAAGCTCTCAAATCTACAGAAACAGTATTGGTACGAGTGCTAACAAAGGCGGATTTTTGGCAAAAGCAAAAAGATACTGATTTGAATGTTCGCCAGAAATTGATGTTAAATAAGCTTTTGGATGGGTTTGAAGGAAAACTTACAAGTTCAAAATGGGCAAAAATCACTAATACATCCACAGATACGGCTCTAAGAGATATTCAGGATTTACAGAATAAAAATATTCTAAAAAAAGATGAAGCTGGGGGAAGAAGTACAAATTATGAATTGATTTTTTAA
- a CDS encoding ATP-binding protein, with translation MLNRDLEYALNELIKYFPIVSVSGPRQSGKSTLVKKVLKNLPYVLLEDRDVQLFAESDPRGFLAQYPNGAILDEIQRVPVLFTYLQGMADADPSRKFVLSGSQNYLMMEGITQSLAGRVGLLNLLPFSWNEMQIKEKSSVNLLFNGGYPGIIANQIPKNIFFSSYVQTYIERDVRQLKNIGDLSLFMRFLKLCAGRAGQLLNVSALANDAGISPNTAASWLSVLENSYVIFLLNPYYQNWGKRLTKMSKLYFYDTGLLTYLLDIADEKQLDTHFAYGSIFENGIILEIMKKLINEGEKPQIYYWRDSNGNEMDLILETKGRLIPIEIKSAQTPTDHLWKGFKKWNALAKIAPNAGYVIYGGDQSQTRSEVNLVSWREMNKIFV, from the coding sequence ATGCTTAACAGAGACCTGGAATATGCTCTTAATGAACTCATTAAGTACTTCCCAATTGTATCAGTAAGTGGCCCAAGACAATCCGGAAAATCCACTTTGGTAAAAAAAGTCCTTAAAAACCTACCTTATGTACTTCTGGAAGATAGGGACGTTCAACTTTTTGCAGAATCAGACCCTCGCGGATTTCTGGCCCAATACCCCAACGGTGCCATACTTGATGAAATACAAAGGGTACCGGTGCTCTTTACTTATTTGCAAGGAATGGCCGATGCTGATCCTTCCAGGAAATTTGTATTATCAGGTTCGCAAAACTATCTCATGATGGAGGGAATCACTCAGTCTCTGGCTGGTAGAGTTGGGCTGCTGAATTTACTCCCATTTTCGTGGAATGAAATGCAAATAAAAGAAAAAAGCTCCGTAAACTTGCTGTTTAATGGGGGCTATCCAGGAATAATTGCCAACCAAATTCCGAAAAATATATTTTTCAGCTCTTATGTACAAACCTATATAGAAAGAGATGTGCGGCAACTCAAAAATATCGGAGATTTGAGTTTATTTATGCGTTTCTTGAAACTTTGTGCTGGCAGAGCAGGGCAATTACTCAACGTTTCGGCTCTGGCAAATGATGCCGGAATAAGTCCAAACACAGCTGCATCATGGCTTTCGGTGCTGGAAAACTCATATGTAATCTTTTTGTTAAATCCTTACTATCAAAACTGGGGAAAAAGGCTCACAAAAATGAGTAAACTATATTTTTATGACACAGGCCTTCTGACTTATTTATTGGATATTGCCGATGAAAAACAGTTGGATACACATTTTGCTTATGGTTCTATTTTTGAAAATGGGATTATTCTGGAAATCATGAAAAAACTCATAAACGAAGGAGAAAAACCACAGATTTATTATTGGCGTGACAGTAATGGCAACGAAATGGATTTAATTCTTGAAACCAAAGGAAGATTGATTCCAATCGAAATAAAATCGGCACAAACACCCACAGACCATCTTTGGAAAGGCTTCAAAAAATGGAATGCCCTGGCCAAAATTGCCCCGAATGCCGGATACGTGATTTATGGTGGTGACCAATCTCAAACCAGAAGTGAGGTGAATTTGGTTAGTTGGAGGGAGATGAATAAAATTTTTGTTTAA
- the lpdA gene encoding dihydrolipoyl dehydrogenase gives MQYDVVVIGSGPGGYVAAIRCAQLGFKTAIVEKYNAMGGTCLNVGCIPSKALLDSSEHYYNAVHHFEEHGITTGKVKADIKKMIERKAGVVKKMNDGINYLMKKNKIDVKNGFGSFVDKNTVKVAKADGTEELLTTKNVIIATGSKPTILPFMNYDKTRIITSTEALNLQEVPKHLVVIGAGVIGAELGSVYARLGAKVTFVEFADSMIPTMDKTMGKELQKSVKKLGVEFYFNTKVSLIENLGKEVKITAEDKTGKTVEITGDYCLVSIGRRPYIDNLNLEAIGVQTDRGKVVVDEHTLQTNVPGIYAIGDVIRGAMLAHKAEEEGVFVAETLAGQKPHINYNLIPGVVYTWPEVASVGKTEEELKAAGAAYKSGSFPFKALGRATASGDVDGMVKVLADKNTDEILGVHIIGARAADMIGEAVTAMEFRASAEDISRISHAHPTYLEAMKEACLAATDNRAIHS, from the coding sequence ATGCAATACGACGTAGTAGTAATAGGTTCGGGTCCAGGTGGTTATGTAGCGGCCATCCGTTGTGCTCAGTTGGGTTTCAAAACCGCCATCGTCGAAAAATATAACGCCATGGGTGGAACATGTCTCAATGTGGGATGTATCCCTTCTAAGGCTCTTTTAGATTCTTCTGAGCATTATTACAATGCAGTACATCATTTTGAAGAACATGGTATCACTACCGGAAAAGTAAAGGCCGACATCAAAAAGATGATTGAACGCAAAGCCGGTGTTGTGAAAAAAATGAATGATGGTATCAACTATCTGATGAAGAAAAATAAAATTGATGTTAAAAATGGTTTTGGCTCTTTTGTAGATAAAAATACCGTGAAAGTAGCAAAGGCTGATGGCACAGAAGAGTTATTGACCACAAAAAATGTGATCATAGCGACTGGTTCTAAGCCGACCATTTTGCCTTTTATGAATTATGATAAAACCCGTATCATTACTTCGACTGAGGCCCTCAACTTGCAGGAAGTGCCTAAGCATTTGGTAGTTATCGGAGCCGGTGTAATTGGTGCAGAGTTGGGATCTGTTTATGCCAGATTAGGTGCCAAAGTGACTTTTGTAGAATTTGCCGACAGTATGATTCCGACTATGGACAAAACTATGGGTAAGGAGCTCCAGAAGTCTGTCAAAAAACTTGGGGTTGAGTTTTATTTTAATACCAAAGTAAGTTTGATTGAAAATCTTGGCAAAGAAGTTAAAATCACTGCTGAAGATAAAACCGGTAAAACCGTTGAAATCACCGGAGATTATTGTCTGGTAAGTATCGGACGTCGCCCATATATTGATAATCTTAACCTTGAAGCTATCGGTGTTCAGACCGACAGAGGCAAGGTTGTAGTCGATGAACATACTTTGCAAACCAACGTGCCGGGTATTTATGCCATCGGCGATGTGATCAGAGGTGCTATGCTCGCCCACAAAGCAGAAGAAGAGGGCGTATTTGTGGCCGAAACACTGGCCGGTCAGAAACCGCATATCAATTACAATCTCATTCCCGGGGTAGTTTATACATGGCCTGAAGTTGCTTCAGTCGGTAAAACCGAAGAAGAACTGAAAGCAGCCGGTGCGGCATATAAGTCGGGAAGTTTTCCATTCAAGGCATTGGGTCGTGCAACCGCCAGCGGTGATGTGGACGGAATGGTGAAAGTATTGGCCGATAAAAATACCGATGAGATTTTGGGTGTACACATAATTGGTGCCCGTGCTGCCGATATGATTGGCGAGGCCGTAACAGCGATGGAGTTCAGAGCAAGTGCCGAAGATATCTCCCGTATTTCGCACGCTCACCCGACCTATCTGGAGGCTATGAAAGAAGCCTGTCTGGCTGCAACCGACAACCGGGCGATACATTCTTAA
- the odhB gene encoding 2-oxoglutarate dehydrogenase complex dihydrolipoyllysine-residue succinyltransferase encodes MVIEMKVPSVGESVTEVTIAAWVKKDGDFVKMDEVICELESDKATFELPAEADGILRIIGKEGDVLAIGSPICKIEPSGAQPVAAPAPAVVVAAPVVVKESAPVASAAPVASQTIEIKVPAVGESITEVTVASWLKNTGETVSLDEIICELESDKATFELPSPQAGVLTVIAQPGSVVPIGGILATLQVGGSAPVSQSQVEAASTAAPVATSDANYASGHPSPAAAKVMAEKGLSSTDVQGTGVGGRITKEDAQNAQIATVAPQSPTTTAHATPSAPVSTDSRGTRREKMTTLRKTISKRLVAVKNETAMLTTFNEVDMKPIMDLRKTYKDKFKDTHGVGLGFMSFFTKACSIALQEFPLVNAYIDGEEIVYNDFTDISIAVSAPRGLVVPVIRNAEKMSFAQIEAEVVRLATKARDNKLTIEEMTGGTFTITNGGIFGSMLSTPIINAPQSAILGMHNIVERPVAINGQVEIRPIMYVALSYDHRTIDGKDSVGFLVRVKQLLEDPMRMLLQV; translated from the coding sequence ATGGTTATTGAAATGAAAGTTCCCTCGGTAGGAGAGTCTGTAACGGAAGTTACTATTGCTGCCTGGGTCAAAAAAGATGGAGATTTTGTAAAAATGGACGAAGTGATTTGTGAACTGGAGTCCGACAAAGCGACATTTGAATTACCTGCTGAAGCCGACGGCATATTAAGGATTATCGGCAAAGAAGGTGATGTATTGGCTATTGGTTCACCAATTTGCAAAATCGAACCTTCGGGAGCTCAGCCAGTTGCTGCCCCTGCTCCGGCAGTCGTTGTGGCTGCACCTGTTGTTGTAAAAGAATCGGCTCCTGTTGCCTCTGCGGCACCAGTTGCTTCCCAAACCATTGAAATAAAAGTGCCGGCTGTAGGCGAATCTATCACTGAAGTGACAGTAGCTAGTTGGTTAAAAAATACCGGAGAGACTGTTTCTTTGGATGAAATCATCTGTGAGTTGGAATCAGATAAGGCTACCTTTGAGTTGCCTTCACCACAAGCGGGTGTTTTGACAGTTATTGCTCAACCGGGAAGTGTGGTGCCTATTGGCGGCATTTTAGCTACCTTGCAAGTAGGTGGTTCGGCTCCGGTTTCTCAATCTCAAGTTGAAGCCGCTTCAACTGCTGCACCGGTGGCAACTTCAGATGCCAATTATGCATCGGGACATCCATCTCCTGCCGCAGCCAAAGTAATGGCAGAAAAGGGACTTTCATCTACCGATGTACAGGGAACTGGCGTTGGAGGAAGAATCACCAAAGAAGATGCTCAGAATGCCCAGATTGCAACTGTGGCTCCTCAATCTCCTACGACAACAGCCCATGCCACTCCTTCAGCTCCAGTTTCAACAGACAGCCGTGGAACCAGAAGAGAAAAAATGACCACTTTACGTAAGACTATCAGCAAGCGTTTGGTAGCGGTGAAAAACGAAACCGCCATGCTCACTACTTTCAATGAAGTGGACATGAAGCCGATCATGGATTTGCGTAAAACTTATAAAGATAAGTTTAAAGATACGCATGGGGTAGGGCTTGGTTTTATGTCATTCTTTACAAAAGCTTGTTCTATCGCCCTTCAGGAGTTTCCATTGGTAAATGCATACATTGACGGCGAAGAAATCGTTTACAATGATTTCACAGATATCTCGATCGCAGTTTCTGCTCCTAGAGGATTGGTTGTTCCGGTTATCAGAAATGCTGAAAAAATGTCATTTGCTCAGATAGAGGCCGAAGTCGTAAGATTGGCTACCAAAGCCCGTGATAATAAGCTTACTATCGAAGAAATGACAGGTGGAACTTTTACTATCACCAATGGAGGTATTTTTGGCTCTATGCTTTCAACGCCTATCATCAACGCACCGCAGTCTGCCATTTTGGGTATGCACAATATCGTTGAGAGGCCTGTAGCCATCAACGGTCAGGTTGAAATCAGGCCTATCATGTATGTGGCTCTTTCATATGACCACCGTACTATCGATGGTAAAGATTCTGTTGGCTTTTTGGTAAGAGTAAAACAGCTTCTGGAAGATCCGATGAGGATGCTTTTGCAAGTGTAA